One Ignavibacterium sp. DNA segment encodes these proteins:
- a CDS encoding CotH kinase family protein: MAIFLRLLKVQFSILLLIFFSNQVLGQSDESWKLYDDTQVARVDIIIDPAALEWLYQNVESDSEFVASLHFQNKYINENVENIGFRLRGNTSRHAYKKSFKVSFNTFVQGREFYGVDKLNLNGEHNDPSIIRSKLSFDHYQTIGMKASRANHAEVYINGIYYGLYISVEHIDDEFLFKNFEDDTGNLWKCLYPADLNFLGEDPNIYKNLISNGRPVYELKTNEDVGDFSKLSKFISVLNNTPTTSLADSIESLIEVPEVLKYFAVNILVGEWDDYWSLMNNYYLYHEPSKDIFHFIPYDYDNTFGIDWSGTNWTDVDPYNYPKVVNGYRPLAQKFMLVPQYRNLYTHFLEFYRENVFLLSRWENRLDSLKNMIAGSVIADSFRTLDYGFDTNDFFNSYSSSGYSNQHVKFGIKQFVNLKNSLLPGWLNYQNAKPIVYYIDYEPKYPGANDSINVVVSAFDNEGLNEVLIYYQDDDSTSVQIFPMSYNPISNTKKVEESDRWIGTIPPIGAGNSGNFFIYVKDNGNQFQVYPRKKAIEIRTQQNVSGNLFINELMADNSTTIPDPNGEYDDWIEIYNSSSSPIELTGKYLTDKKSNLTKYKFTQPDLFINPNEYLLIWCDEQQSQQGIHTNFKLSKDGEFVALINNDGISIIDSITFGEQTKDISFGRQIDSGSNWVFMTPTPGSTNNPTSVDDDDVVLTEFYLNAYPNPFNPSTSIQYAIASKQFVQLKIYDVLGNEIATLVNDEKPAGSYKVNWNGSNSSGIHLSSGVYIARLSFNAQFKSMKLMLLK; this comes from the coding sequence ATGGCAATTTTTCTACGATTACTAAAAGTTCAATTCTCAATTTTGCTTCTCATCTTTTTTTCCAATCAAGTTTTAGGACAAAGTGATGAAAGCTGGAAGCTTTATGATGACACACAGGTTGCGAGAGTTGATATAATAATTGATCCCGCTGCACTGGAATGGCTTTATCAGAATGTTGAAAGTGATTCGGAGTTTGTTGCTTCTTTACATTTTCAAAACAAATATATTAACGAGAATGTAGAAAATATCGGATTCCGATTACGAGGAAATACATCCAGACACGCATATAAAAAATCCTTTAAAGTTTCATTTAATACTTTTGTGCAGGGAAGAGAATTCTACGGTGTGGACAAATTGAACTTAAACGGAGAACATAATGATCCATCCATTATCAGAAGTAAACTAAGCTTCGACCATTATCAAACTATCGGAATGAAGGCAAGCCGAGCCAATCACGCTGAAGTTTACATTAACGGAATATATTATGGTTTATACATTTCTGTTGAGCATATTGATGATGAATTTTTGTTTAAAAATTTTGAAGATGATACAGGAAATTTATGGAAATGTCTTTATCCCGCAGATTTAAACTTCCTTGGTGAAGATCCAAATATTTATAAGAATTTAATCAGTAATGGAAGACCTGTTTACGAATTAAAAACTAATGAAGATGTTGGAGATTTTTCAAAATTGTCAAAATTTATTTCCGTTCTTAACAACACACCAACTACATCTCTCGCTGATTCAATAGAATCTTTGATTGAAGTTCCGGAAGTACTAAAATACTTTGCAGTAAATATTCTTGTGGGTGAGTGGGATGATTACTGGTCGCTGATGAATAATTATTATTTGTATCATGAACCTTCAAAAGATATTTTTCATTTTATTCCTTATGATTACGATAACACATTTGGAATTGATTGGAGCGGAACAAACTGGACTGATGTTGATCCGTACAATTATCCTAAAGTTGTAAACGGCTATCGCCCGCTGGCACAAAAATTTATGCTTGTGCCTCAGTACCGAAATCTTTACACACACTTTTTAGAGTTTTACAGAGAAAATGTCTTTTTACTCTCTCGATGGGAAAATCGTTTAGACAGTTTAAAAAATATGATTGCCGGTTCAGTGATAGCTGATTCATTCCGGACTCTTGACTATGGATTTGATACAAATGATTTTTTTAATTCGTATTCATCCTCCGGGTACAGCAATCAACACGTAAAATTTGGAATTAAACAGTTTGTAAATCTTAAAAATTCTCTTCTGCCCGGCTGGCTAAACTATCAAAATGCTAAACCAATTGTTTACTATATCGATTATGAACCAAAATATCCGGGGGCTAATGATTCTATCAATGTTGTTGTATCAGCTTTTGATAATGAAGGTTTGAATGAAGTATTAATTTATTATCAGGATGATGATTCTACTTCTGTTCAGATATTTCCAATGTCTTACAATCCTATTTCAAACACAAAAAAAGTAGAAGAATCTGATCGATGGATAGGAACAATTCCACCAATCGGTGCCGGAAATTCGGGTAATTTTTTTATTTATGTAAAAGATAATGGTAATCAATTTCAGGTCTATCCGAGAAAAAAAGCAATTGAGATCAGAACCCAGCAAAATGTTTCGGGTAATTTATTTATTAATGAACTTATGGCGGATAATTCCACAACAATCCCTGATCCAAATGGTGAATATGATGATTGGATCGAGATTTATAATTCAAGTTCTTCACCAATTGAATTAACAGGAAAATATTTAACTGATAAAAAAAGTAATCTTACAAAATATAAGTTTACTCAGCCCGATTTATTTATCAATCCGAATGAGTATTTATTAATCTGGTGCGATGAACAGCAATCTCAGCAAGGCATACATACAAACTTTAAATTAAGTAAAGATGGGGAATTTGTCGCTTTGATTAATAATGATGGAATTTCAATCATTGATTCAATCACTTTTGGAGAGCAAACTAAAGATATTTCTTTCGGACGTCAGATTGATTCAGGAAGTAACTGGGTATTTATGACGCCAACACCGGGTTCAACAAATAATCCGACATCTGTTGATGACGATGATGTTGTTCTAACTGAATTCTATTTAAATGCTTATCCAAATCCTTTTAATCCTTCAACCAGTATTCAATATGCAATAGCCAGTAAGCAATTTGTTCAATTGAAAATTTATGATGTTTTGGGAAATGAGATTGCAACTTTAGTTAATGATGAAAAACCAGCCGGCAGTTATAAAGTAAACTGGAATGGATCAAACAGCTCGGGCATTCATCTTAGTTCTGGAGTTTATATTGCCAGATTAAGTTTCAACGCTCAATTTAAAAGTATGAAGTTAATGTTATTAAAGTAG
- a CDS encoding M64 family metallopeptidase, with the protein MKSLLTLLLINLTLAAQTNPDFNDYFSDETLRIDYFHIGDAKTEIITIDKMHRYGTWAGSLNNLIDNFNNGKYYLKIYDSNSGSLIYSKGFDTFFGEYASSDAGINGIQKSFHETAIIPFPKNKIIFVLEKRDDKNELKEFFRTEIDPGSIYIIKDKIANETVEVFKPVYNGNPHNKVDIVILAEGYLKSEKEKFEKDLNRFVDYFFEQEPYKSQRSNFNIYGVFKPSEESGTDLPGADIFVNTILNTTFWSLGSERYLMTEDNKTMHDLAAFVPYDAIYIQVNHSRYGGGGIYNQFCTYTTDNQFAKYLFTHEFGHSFSGLADEYYTSDVAYNDFFKPTIEPVEPNITALLDPKNVKWKEYLTEGIEIPTPWEKKEFDAFSYEWLKERNRLNSYVAELKKNRAPESQINAAEEEYAMKDKRQSEKVDKYLMSSKYWNKVGAFEGAGYVANGMYRPMLDCIMFSKGDKPFCKVCEEAIKKVIKSYTD; encoded by the coding sequence ATGAAATCTCTTTTAACTTTGCTTCTTATAAATCTTACATTAGCTGCCCAAACCAATCCAGACTTTAATGATTATTTTTCAGATGAAACACTGCGGATAGATTATTTTCACATCGGTGATGCTAAAACAGAAATTATCACAATTGATAAAATGCACCGTTATGGCACCTGGGCAGGAAGCCTGAATAATTTGATAGATAATTTTAATAACGGCAAATATTATCTGAAAATTTATGATTCCAACTCCGGCAGTTTAATCTACTCAAAAGGTTTTGATACATTTTTTGGCGAATATGCTTCAAGCGATGCTGGTATAAATGGAATTCAAAAAAGTTTTCACGAAACTGCAATAATTCCTTTTCCTAAGAATAAAATTATTTTCGTATTGGAAAAACGTGATGATAAAAATGAACTAAAAGAATTTTTCAGAACTGAAATTGATCCAGGCAGCATATATATAATTAAAGATAAGATTGCAAATGAAACGGTTGAAGTTTTTAAACCTGTCTATAACGGCAATCCTCATAACAAGGTTGATATTGTTATACTTGCTGAAGGTTATTTAAAATCTGAGAAAGAAAAATTTGAAAAAGACCTTAATCGCTTTGTGGATTATTTCTTTGAACAGGAGCCATACAAATCACAAAGAAGTAATTTTAATATTTACGGAGTTTTTAAGCCATCTGAAGAAAGCGGAACTGATTTACCTGGTGCTGATATTTTTGTGAATACAATTCTTAATACAACTTTCTGGTCGCTTGGCTCTGAAAGATATTTAATGACTGAGGATAATAAAACAATGCACGATTTAGCAGCATTTGTTCCGTACGATGCAATCTACATTCAGGTTAATCATTCACGTTATGGCGGCGGCGGAATTTATAATCAATTCTGTACTTATACTACTGATAATCAGTTTGCAAAGTATTTATTTACTCACGAGTTCGGGCATTCGTTTAGCGGATTAGCTGATGAGTATTATACTTCCGATGTTGCTTATAATGATTTCTTTAAACCAACAATTGAACCGGTTGAACCAAATATTACTGCTTTGTTAGATCCAAAAAATGTAAAATGGAAAGAATATTTAACTGAAGGAATTGAAATTCCTACTCCCTGGGAGAAAAAAGAATTTGATGCTTTTAGTTATGAATGGCTGAAAGAAAGAAACAGGTTAAACAGTTATGTAGCTGAATTAAAAAAGAATCGTGCACCGGAAAGTCAAATAAATGCTGCCGAAGAAGAATATGCAATGAAAGATAAGAGACAATCGGAAAAAGTTGATAAATATTTGATGAGCAGTAAGTACTGGAACAAAGTAGGAGCGTTTGAAGGTGCAGGATATGTTGCAAACGGGATGTACAGACCAATGCTTGATTGTATAATGTTTTCCAAAGGTGATAAGCCATTCTGTAAAGTTTGTGAAGAAGCGATTAAAAAAGTTATTAAGAGTTATACGGATTAA
- a CDS encoding T9SS type A sorting domain-containing protein, which yields MKRFMILILGVLPLLVYAQAPDPPFNPMTAPGARHISYHNGQLAHILYWQNPTNLIYNDVYISQDSNLVINLDPSVKILSGIDSSKVYSSLSLEVFGIIDVHTKYYWRVVEYNSFGFTAGPVWYFISQGPYLNYWGDYFYGDLSNYTILQTQGAVWNISNTNFAGGQAPELSFHNPSVISDTSYLILNSFFDLSPSLNAIDLNYSLDWQSGEFLVGLAYSFDEGISWLPIWQQEITEDVPATQALIIVPNENYVKLAFYCIDTIPNSAGFWYVDNFLLNSPLTIPTPPAQICANSDTNTQKVILSWNPGTTINPSWGYVIQRKNGLPNSPTNYYQIAWVGPNVFSFEDLTVQLDSIYTYRIQIREGPGGNFRSNWSNEATAYVPSVVPVELLAFSSFVVDDDVTLNWSTATETNNSGFQIERREMKNESSEEWKSIGFVNGNGTTTKTKSYSYKDENLSVGKYLYRLKQIDFDGTYEYSNIVEAEILPPAKFSLEQNFPNPFNPSTSIQYAIASKQFVQLKIYDVLGNEIATLVNEEKSAGIHKFDFNASHLSSGIYYYQLKAGDFIQTRKMVLIK from the coding sequence ATGAAAAGATTTATGATTCTCATTTTAGGTGTTTTGCCTCTTTTGGTTTATGCTCAGGCTCCCGATCCGCCGTTTAATCCTATGACTGCACCTGGTGCAAGACATATCTCATATCACAATGGTCAATTGGCACATATTTTATACTGGCAAAATCCCACAAATCTTATATACAATGATGTATATATTAGCCAGGATTCAAATCTAGTAATAAATCTTGATCCTTCTGTAAAAATACTTAGTGGAATAGATTCATCAAAAGTATATAGTTCACTTTCTTTAGAAGTTTTCGGAATAATTGATGTACATACAAAATATTATTGGCGTGTTGTAGAATATAATTCATTTGGTTTTACTGCCGGACCTGTTTGGTACTTTATATCACAGGGACCATATTTAAATTACTGGGGAGATTATTTTTATGGCGATTTGTCCAATTATACTATTTTACAAACCCAAGGTGCTGTTTGGAATATTTCAAATACAAATTTTGCTGGCGGTCAAGCACCTGAACTGAGCTTTCATAATCCATCGGTTATTAGTGATACTTCATATTTAATTCTTAACAGTTTTTTTGATCTTAGTCCTTCTCTTAATGCTATAGATTTAAACTATAGTTTAGACTGGCAATCTGGAGAATTTTTAGTTGGATTAGCATACTCGTTTGATGAAGGAATATCCTGGCTGCCGATATGGCAACAGGAAATAACTGAAGATGTTCCTGCCACACAAGCATTAATTATTGTTCCTAATGAAAACTATGTTAAACTTGCATTTTATTGTATAGATACAATTCCAAATTCTGCAGGATTCTGGTATGTAGATAATTTTTTATTAAATTCTCCTCTCACAATTCCTACACCTCCAGCACAAATCTGTGCCAATTCTGATACCAATACGCAAAAAGTAATTTTAAGTTGGAATCCTGGAACTACTATCAACCCAAGCTGGGGATATGTTATTCAAAGAAAGAACGGGCTTCCTAATAGCCCAACAAATTACTATCAAATTGCTTGGGTTGGACCAAATGTTTTTTCTTTTGAAGATTTAACTGTTCAGTTAGATAGCATATATACTTATAGAATACAAATTCGAGAAGGACCAGGAGGCAACTTCCGATCTAATTGGAGTAACGAAGCTACTGCTTATGTTCCATCTGTCGTTCCGGTAGAACTTCTTGCCTTCTCTTCTTTTGTTGTTGATGATGATGTTACATTAAACTGGAGCACTGCAACCGAAACTAATAACTCTGGTTTCCAAATTGAAAGACGAGAGATGAAAAACGAAAGTAGTGAAGAATGGAAAAGTATTGGATTCGTTAATGGAAATGGAACAACAACAAAAACTAAATCTTATTCTTACAAAGATGAAAATCTTTCTGTCGGTAAATATCTATACAGACTAAAGCAAATAGATTTTGACGGCACTTATGAATACTCAAATATTGTTGAAGCGGAAATCCTTCCGCCTGCAAAGTTTTCTTTAGAACAGAATTTTCCTAATCCTTTCAATCCATCAACCAGTATTCAATATGCAATAGCCAGTAAGCAATTTGTTCAGTTGAAAATTTATGATGTTTTGGGAAATGAGATTGCAACTTTGGTTAATGAAGAGAAGTCAGCAGGAATTCATAAATTTGATTTTAATGCTTCTCATCTTTCATCTGGGATTTATTATTATCAACTAAAAGCTGGAGATTTTATTCAAACAAGAAAAATGGTTTTAATCAAGTAA
- a CDS encoding YCF48-related protein, giving the protein MKKILTITITLLVFTYPSLSQWRVMNPYPTPNALYVGSAPSADRFYTVTPQSEAVFTHDGGQTWHVLQIGGQGIYRSCYFLNDNLGWAAGAFVERLHKTTDGGLTWTWLSNAPDTTKYDIFFIDQNIGWSVGFNGFIIKTTNGGDNWFSQTNTSVTSKTLYGVYSTDVNNVYVVGSSDAVLKSSDGGNTWNLIPMIYGTSTDYRGIYFPPTGSGLIGFIVGNRNRIAKTSNAGLTWTSVYDGGTTNQLWSVDFDDSFVNGLACGASSTVLRTTNSGNTWSPVGGFPAGITFYSVRFGSDNAVYLSGTSGYLFKSTDGGATWSELGYRFTTSSLKDVSFADTSNGYVVGTNFVAKTTNGGLTWMQQVSPFTGDINEVVAPSPNHAIAGCDGGNVIVTTDGGNNWNLVATGITGTNSDILAIDFINDNFGIVAAYNGTVAKSTDGGFSWSIISTISSYNPWDMDMVDSLYGWVAGTGERISRTTDGGLTWQQQLSVGGLGTYGISFIDRQRGIAAGTGGNTYYTTNGGINWQPAATPPGNTVWGIHFVESPVLGTIGMTACASGYVYISTDGGANWTLEPRYTISTFSDIYMTDAAHAWIVGNSGVILKYDQPANVPVELLSFSSFVVDDDVTLNWSTATETNNSGFQIERREMKNESSEEWKSIGFVNGNGTTTKTKSYSYKDENLSVGKYLYRLKQIDFDGTYEYSNIVEAEILPPAKFSLEQNFPNPFNPSTSIQYAIASKQFVQLKIYDVLGNEIATLVNEEKSAGIHKFDFNASHLSSGIYYYQLKAGDFIQTRKMVLIK; this is encoded by the coding sequence ATGAAAAAAATTTTAACTATAACAATTACACTCCTGGTTTTTACTTACCCATCACTATCTCAATGGAGAGTGATGAATCCTTATCCCACACCAAATGCATTATATGTTGGTTCAGCTCCCTCGGCTGACAGATTTTATACTGTTACTCCACAGAGTGAAGCAGTCTTTACACATGATGGCGGACAAACATGGCATGTTCTTCAAATTGGTGGTCAGGGAATTTATAGAAGTTGTTATTTTCTTAATGATAATCTTGGCTGGGCTGCCGGTGCCTTTGTGGAGCGTCTTCATAAAACTACTGATGGCGGTTTAACATGGACTTGGCTCAGCAACGCACCTGACACAACTAAGTATGATATCTTCTTTATTGATCAGAATATTGGTTGGTCTGTTGGGTTTAATGGGTTTATTATAAAAACAACCAACGGCGGGGATAACTGGTTCTCACAAACAAATACATCTGTAACTTCCAAAACTCTGTATGGAGTTTATTCTACTGACGTAAATAATGTTTATGTTGTTGGAAGCTCTGATGCTGTTTTAAAATCTTCTGATGGTGGAAATACATGGAATTTAATACCAATGATATATGGTACTTCAACAGATTATCGTGGAATTTATTTCCCTCCAACCGGTTCAGGTCTTATTGGTTTTATTGTCGGTAATAGAAACAGAATTGCAAAAACAAGTAACGCTGGTTTAACATGGACATCAGTTTATGATGGCGGTACTACTAATCAACTTTGGTCTGTGGATTTTGATGATTCATTTGTTAATGGACTTGCTTGCGGCGCATCGAGCACTGTTTTACGAACCACAAATAGCGGCAATACCTGGAGTCCTGTTGGAGGATTCCCTGCTGGAATAACGTTTTATTCAGTGCGATTTGGTTCTGACAATGCAGTATATCTGTCAGGCACTAGTGGTTATTTATTTAAATCAACTGATGGTGGTGCAACCTGGAGCGAGCTTGGTTATAGATTTACTACATCAAGTTTAAAAGATGTAAGTTTTGCCGATACTTCAAATGGTTATGTTGTCGGAACAAATTTTGTGGCTAAGACAACTAATGGAGGACTAACATGGATGCAGCAGGTTTCTCCATTTACCGGAGATATAAACGAAGTTGTGGCACCTTCACCAAATCATGCAATTGCAGGGTGTGATGGCGGCAATGTGATTGTAACAACTGACGGCGGTAATAACTGGAATCTTGTTGCTACAGGAATAACAGGTACCAACTCAGATATTCTGGCAATTGATTTTATTAATGATAACTTCGGAATTGTAGCAGCATATAATGGCACTGTTGCTAAATCAACTGACGGCGGATTTAGCTGGTCTATCATTTCAACTATTTCAAGCTATAATCCCTGGGATATGGATATGGTAGATTCGCTTTATGGATGGGTTGCCGGAACAGGCGAAAGAATTTCAAGAACAACAGATGGAGGATTAACCTGGCAGCAGCAACTTTCAGTCGGAGGTCTTGGAACTTATGGAATTTCATTTATTGATCGTCAGCGAGGTATAGCAGCTGGAACAGGAGGAAATACATATTACACAACTAACGGCGGAATAAATTGGCAGCCGGCAGCAACTCCTCCCGGAAACACAGTCTGGGGAATTCATTTTGTTGAATCACCCGTATTAGGTACTATCGGAATGACTGCTTGTGCCAGTGGTTATGTGTATATTTCCACAGATGGCGGTGCTAACTGGACTTTAGAACCTCGCTACACTATATCTACATTTTCAGATATTTATATGACAGATGCTGCACACGCATGGATTGTTGGCAATAGCGGGGTTATTTTAAAATATGATCAGCCTGCTAATGTTCCGGTAGAACTTCTTTCCTTCTCTTCTTTTGTTGTTGATGATGATGTTACATTAAACTGGAGCACTGCAACCGAAACTAATAACTCTGGTTTCCAAATTGAAAGACGAGAGATGAAAAACGAAAGTAGTGAAGAATGGAAAAGTATTGGATTCGTTAATGGAAATGGAACAACAACAAAAACTAAATCTTATTCTTACAAAGATGAAAATCTTTCTGTCGGTAAATATCTATACAGACTAAAGCAAATAGATTTTGACGGCACTTATGAATACTCAAATATTGTTGAAGCGGAAATCCTTCCGCCTGCAAAGTTTTCTTTAGAACAGAATTTTCCTAATCCTTTCAATCCATCAACCAGTATTCAATATGCAATAGCCAGTAAGCAATTTGTTCAGTTGAAAATTTATGATGTTTTGGGAAATGAGATTGCAACTTTGGTTAATGAAGAGAAGTCAGCAGGAATTCATAAATTTGATTTTAATGCTTCTCATCTTTCATCTGGGATTTATTATTATCAACTAAAAGCTGGAGATTTTATTCAAACAAGAAAAATGGTTTTAATTAAGTAA
- a CDS encoding T9SS type A sorting domain-containing protein gives MKKLVYLFLVLNSFYFVLPQNLPLKIGNQWHYEPGLVTSNYYAAIATDTVTINNNKYFKIEYWNPDSSILYYTKYDRLEGDSLYYTYYNGADQLIFNFNWPDNFIYSTPSLSDTNCIDLALIFRNSGQVWGVSTDLFTVFGGFYCTGMIDTSWTLSSLTYSKYFGGINAWDGILIGALIDGTTYGTLYPLPVELLSFSSFVVDDDVTLNWSTATETNNSGFQIERREMKNESSEEWKSIGFVNGNGTTTKTKSYSYKDENLAASKYLYRLKQIDLDGTFEYSNIIEAEVLSPSEFILEQNYPNPFNPNTRIQYAIGSKQFVSLKIFNSLGEEVASLVNEEKSAGIHKFDFNASHLSSGIYYYKIIAGDFVQTRKMVLIK, from the coding sequence ATGAAAAAGTTAGTGTATCTGTTTTTGGTTTTAAATTCCTTTTATTTTGTTCTCCCACAGAATCTTCCACTTAAAATTGGTAATCAATGGCATTATGAACCTGGTTTGGTCACAAGTAATTATTATGCGGCAATTGCAACCGATACTGTTACCATTAATAATAACAAGTATTTTAAAATTGAGTATTGGAACCCTGATAGCTCAATTCTTTATTATACAAAATATGACCGACTAGAAGGTGATAGTTTATACTATACCTATTATAATGGTGCTGATCAGTTGATCTTTAACTTCAATTGGCCGGATAATTTTATTTACTCAACACCCTCTTTAAGTGATACAAATTGTATTGATCTCGCACTTATATTTAGGAATTCAGGACAAGTTTGGGGAGTTTCAACAGATCTGTTTACAGTATTTGGAGGATTTTATTGTACGGGTATGATAGATACTTCCTGGACTTTATCAAGTCTCACTTACTCAAAATATTTCGGGGGAATTAATGCATGGGATGGAATTCTGATTGGAGCGCTAATAGATGGAACAACATATGGTACTTTATATCCGCTTCCGGTAGAACTTCTTTCCTTCTCTTCTTTTGTTGTTGATGATGATGTTACATTAAACTGGAGCACTGCAACCGAAACTAATAACTCTGGTTTCCAAATTGAAAGACGAGAGATGAAAAACGAAAGTAGTGAAGAATGGAAAAGTATTGGATTCGTTAATGGAAATGGAACAACAACAAAAACTAAATCTTATTCTTACAAAGATGAAAATCTGGCTGCCAGTAAATATCTCTACAGACTGAAACAAATAGATCTGGACGGAACTTTTGAATACTCCAATATTATTGAAGCTGAAGTTCTTTCACCATCTGAGTTTATTTTAGAGCAAAACTATCCAAATCCGTTTAACCCGAACACCAGAATACAGTATGCAATAGGCAGTAAGCAGTTTGTCAGTTTAAAAATATTCAACTCTCTTGGAGAAGAAGTAGCGTCTCTTGTTAATGAAGAGAAGTCTGCAGGAATTCATAAATTTGATTTTAATGCTTCTCATCTTTCATCTGGGATTTACTATTACAAAATTATCGCTGGAGATTTTGTCCAAACAAGAAAAATGGTTTTAATTAAGTAA
- a CDS encoding AMP nucleosidase, whose protein sequence is MKTKLEIAKNWLPRYTGTKISEFGDYMLLTNFQNYVEKFAEKFNCEIKGLNKPMQTATNSSGLSIINFGIGSANAATIMDLLVARKPKGVLFLGKCGGLKHSTEIGHFILPTAAIRGEGTSDDYKPKEVPALPSFKLHKFVSDKIVAREMEYRTGVVYTTNRRVWEWDNEFKQYLRKLSTIAIDMETATLFIVGLVNEIPRGALLLVSDIPMIPDGVKTEKSDKEVTEKFADLHLEIGIEAMTEIEIKGEHIKHFTY, encoded by the coding sequence ATGAAAACAAAACTTGAAATTGCAAAAAACTGGCTGCCTCGATATACAGGAACAAAAATCAGCGAGTTCGGCGACTATATGTTGTTAACTAATTTCCAGAATTATGTTGAAAAGTTTGCAGAAAAATTTAATTGTGAAATTAAAGGATTAAATAAACCGATGCAGACTGCAACAAACTCAAGTGGTTTATCTATTATTAATTTTGGAATTGGGTCTGCCAATGCAGCAACGATTATGGATCTTCTGGTTGCACGAAAACCAAAAGGTGTTTTGTTTCTTGGTAAATGCGGCGGATTAAAACATTCAACAGAAATCGGGCATTTTATTTTACCAACAGCTGCAATAAGAGGCGAGGGAACTAGTGATGATTACAAACCAAAGGAAGTTCCTGCACTTCCTTCATTTAAACTTCATAAATTTGTATCTGATAAGATAGTTGCAAGAGAAATGGAATACAGAACAGGGGTTGTTTACACTACTAACAGAAGGGTTTGGGAGTGGGATAATGAGTTTAAGCAATATCTTAGAAAGTTATCTACTATCGCAATAGATATGGAAACTGCAACTTTATTTATTGTTGGATTAGTTAATGAAATTCCTAGAGGTGCATTATTACTTGTATCTGATATACCTATGATTCCCGATGGAGTTAAAACAGAAAAATCAGATAAAGAGGTAACAGAAAAATTTGCAGATCTTCATCTGGAAATCGGAATTGAAGCAATGACAGAAATCGAAATAAAAGGAGAACATATAAAGCATTTTACTTACTAA
- a CDS encoding phosphatase PAP2 family protein: MKNNPHNFNLSKKLISIFFISLLVFILSCIGSFNHLSAEAAKFLFESLGYTNKWSNTYGEPWFVNMNSNFSAFGSREIVFVFLFFYSVYLFRTKEKQKTFYFLFTMIGAIILILATKYLTANEELITWKMIVTESISEFPSGHTFIATVLYLATAVSLKSKTQTNNNNRYFLIIAVTISIIVGISRIAGAAHTVTDVVAGWSLGVCWVALVQIIWQLEEYFSKSKNKLRKA; this comes from the coding sequence ATGAAAAATAACCCTCACAACTTTAATTTAAGTAAGAAGTTAATCTCAATTTTTTTTATCTCATTACTGGTTTTTATTTTGAGTTGTATTGGATCATTTAACCATCTTTCTGCTGAAGCAGCTAAATTTCTTTTTGAAAGTTTGGGATATACAAATAAATGGAGCAATACTTACGGTGAGCCCTGGTTTGTAAATATGAACTCTAACTTCAGCGCTTTTGGAAGCCGCGAAATAGTTTTTGTTTTTCTATTCTTTTATTCTGTTTATTTATTCAGGACAAAAGAGAAACAAAAAACATTCTACTTTTTATTTACTATGATTGGGGCTATCATTTTAATCCTGGCTACTAAATACCTGACTGCAAATGAAGAATTAATTACCTGGAAAATGATTGTTACAGAAAGCATATCAGAGTTTCCAAGCGGTCATACATTTATTGCAACCGTGCTGTATTTAGCAACTGCTGTTTCACTAAAATCAAAAACTCAAACTAACAATAACAACAGGTACTTCTTAATAATAGCTGTAACAATTTCAATAATAGTTGGAATAAGTAGAATTGCCGGTGCGGCTCATACTGTAACAGATGTAGTTGCCGGCTGGAGTTTGGGTGTTTGCTGGGTAGCGTTAGTTCAAATAATATGGCAGCTTGAAGAATACTTTTCAAAATCCAAAAACAAATTGAGAAAAGCTTAG